In Shewanella sp. GD04112, the sequence ATGCACTGCAAGAGATTGAAAACACTCAGGGCCGCGTCCGTAAAGAACGTTGGGGCCCCAGAACCTTAGATCTCGACTTACTCTTATATGGCGATGCCATTATCGATGAGCCCAGACTCAAAGTGCCGCACTACGGCATGAAGGAGCGTAGTTTTGTGCTAGTGCCCTTGGCGGCCATAGCACCGGATCTGGTGTTACCCTGTAAAACGCCGCTACGCAGCCTTATCAGTGAAAAATTCTTGGCCGAGTTACAACTACTGGGCAATGATCATTGAAGTCAGCCCCCAGTTAGCTTATAACACCACTTCTATTTGGTTTGAAGATCACCCATATGTCTAAAGTTACTAGCTCAACCCTGTTGAAATACAAACAGGAAGGTAGAAAATTCACCGCTCTGACAGCCTATGATGCCAGCTTTGCCAGTGCGTTCGACGGCGAAGGCATCGATGTGCTACTGGTCGGCGATTCTTTGGGAATGGTTCTGCAAGGCCACGATGATACGCTGCCCGTCACGACAGCCGAAATCGCCTACCACACGCGTTGTGTGCGTCGCGGTATCGAGCGCTCACTACTGATCGCCGACATGCCATTTATGAGTTACGCCACGCCAGAACAAGCCATGGAAAACGCCACTGCACTGATGCAGGCGGGTGCTAATATGGTCAAGCTGGAAGGCGGTCACTGGTTACTCGAAACCGTGACTAAACTGACCGAGCGCGGTATTCCTGTCTGCGCCCACTTGGGCCTCACCCCGCAATCGGTACACGTTTTTGGTGGCTTTAAAGTACAAGGCCGCGATGCTGAAAATGCCCAGCGCATTCTCGATGAAGCCAAAGCCTTAGAAGCCGCAGGCGCGCAGCTGTTAGTAGTTGAATGTATTCCGGCATCACTCGCCACCGCCATCACTCAAGCATTAACTATCCCTGTGATCGGCATCGGCGCAGGCGCCACGACAGATGGTCAGATCCTGGTAATGCACGACGTGCTCGGTATTTCGAGTGGTTATATTCCACGTTTTTCAAAGAACTACCTTAAGCAAACCGGTGAAATCCGCTCGGCGGTACGCGCTTATATTGAAGAAGTGGCCAATGGCACCTTCCCAAGTGCTGATCACACGTTTAACTAAGCGTGCTAGCACTCATTGAGCTAAATAGTGCTAAGCACACAGACGACTATTTCAAGTTTTAGCAAGGTAAGAGTTAATGATCACTAGCGCCCATATCGATGATATTCGTACTCAAGTGCGAGCATGGCGTGCCAAGGGCGAGACCGTCGCCTTTGTGCCTACCATGGGCAATCTCCATCAGGGACACATCACCTTAGTGAAAGAAGCGACGAAGAAATGCGACCATGTGGTCGTATCAATCTTCGTGAATCCTATGCAGTTCGGGCAGAACGAAGATCTCGATGCCTACCCGCGCACCCTAGAGGCCGACAGCCAAGCGCTGACCGCCGCGGGCGCCGAGCTGCTGTTCACCCCAACGCCTGCGATTATTTATCCTAAAGGTTTGGCGCAGCAAACCTATGTCGAAGTACCGGGAATTTCCGATGTACTCTGCGGCGCCAGTCGTCCCGGCCACTTCCGTGGCGTTGCAACTGTCGTCTGCAAACTGTTCAACATAGTGCAGCCCGATGTCGCCTTCTTTGGCAACAAGGATTATCAACAACTGTTAGTGATCCGCACTATGGTTGAAGATTTGTCACTGCCGATTGAAATTATTGGTGTGGAGACCATTCGTGAAGCCTCGGGCTTAGCCATGAGTTCACGCAATGGCTACCTGACAGCGGAAGAAAAAGCCGCGGCGCCGGCGCTGAAAAAAGCCATCGATGCCATGGCGCAAGGCATTAAGCAAGGCGTGAGCATCGAACAAGTCACTGCGGAAGCTAAAGCGAGCCTTATCGCCGCAGGCTTTACCCCGGATTACTTAGAAGTTCGCCATGCTACCACCCTGGCCCATGCTGAAGCTGCGGACCAAGCGCTAGTGATTCTGGCCGCCGCTTACTTAGGTAAAGCGCGTCTTATCGATAATCTGCGCTTCGACCGCTAAGGTTTTTTAGCATCATGAAAAAGGAGCTTAGGCTCCTTTTTTATTTGTGCGGTTCTGCGCAGACGCGCCTCA encodes:
- the panC gene encoding pantoate--beta-alanine ligase, whose amino-acid sequence is MITSAHIDDIRTQVRAWRAKGETVAFVPTMGNLHQGHITLVKEATKKCDHVVVSIFVNPMQFGQNEDLDAYPRTLEADSQALTAAGAELLFTPTPAIIYPKGLAQQTYVEVPGISDVLCGASRPGHFRGVATVVCKLFNIVQPDVAFFGNKDYQQLLVIRTMVEDLSLPIEIIGVETIREASGLAMSSRNGYLTAEEKAAAPALKKAIDAMAQGIKQGVSIEQVTAEAKASLIAAGFTPDYLEVRHATTLAHAEAADQALVILAAAYLGKARLIDNLRFDR
- the folK gene encoding 2-amino-4-hydroxy-6-hydroxymethyldihydropteridine diphosphokinase, which gives rise to MTQVFVALGANLEDPKAQLDNAVAALSALAENQSLKVSPYYGSAPMGDVVQPDYINAVASFETSLAPIDLLDALQEIENTQGRVRKERWGPRTLDLDLLLYGDAIIDEPRLKVPHYGMKERSFVLVPLAAIAPDLVLPCKTPLRSLISEKFLAELQLLGNDH
- the panB gene encoding 3-methyl-2-oxobutanoate hydroxymethyltransferase; the encoded protein is MSKVTSSTLLKYKQEGRKFTALTAYDASFASAFDGEGIDVLLVGDSLGMVLQGHDDTLPVTTAEIAYHTRCVRRGIERSLLIADMPFMSYATPEQAMENATALMQAGANMVKLEGGHWLLETVTKLTERGIPVCAHLGLTPQSVHVFGGFKVQGRDAENAQRILDEAKALEAAGAQLLVVECIPASLATAITQALTIPVIGIGAGATTDGQILVMHDVLGISSGYIPRFSKNYLKQTGEIRSAVRAYIEEVANGTFPSADHTFN